The window GCACGGCACCTTACAGTGACACACCCATGTGTTCACTGTCTGAGAAGTAGAGAGCCGTTTTTTAGCTCCCGCTTTCCTTGTCACTGCTTTTACAACAACCGTGAGCTATTTCCCTTGCGTCGTTCGTTTTTTGTGCAAGGAAGATCCGCGAGGCTGCTTGCCAGCAGGTCCCAGCGGGCTAGAGCGGTGCTGGAGAGCCTCGGTGGAGCGTGTAGAGAGTGAAGCGTTCAGGACACCCACTTTCGATTGCTCCTCTTCCACCACTGTACAGATGCTAGCGGAGGGCGTATTTGAAGTGGCTTTCCAAGCTCATAAACAATCTAGACATATCACGGGAGTTcggccgccagctgcggctgcccgTGGGCGGCGCCCCCGACGAGGGGGGTACATCCGCTTCTGCGCCAGCCGTTCGTTGACTTGTCGATTTACAAAAAGTCTTTGTCCACGACACTTACTTAACGTGGGAGAGCGTCTTTTCACTCGAGTGTCCTCACGTATACAACTCaccgtcctcctcgctcaaTACCTGCAAACGATCTCTACCTCGGAATTATCTGTGAAGCACTGTCGATCTACACGTTAGCTGGCGCGCCGTTCTTCCTCAGAAGCTTTACCATCGCTTCGGCCatgtcttcgtcgccgtatctctgcgcctctgcgcagttTGATCCATTTTTGACATCAGAGACTCGGCACGGAGCGACCAAACGCTCGTCACGAGGTTGACATTCGTTCGCTTTTCCCGTTAGTAACGCGTGAGCAAAACCCCTCAGGCCAcctctctctgttttcttcttctgtgtGAGGCGAACAATACCGCGCGAACAAAagtttcttcttctgtggGTCTCTTACCCTAGCAAGCGATGGCAGCGtacgcgcgtctcgcgcgtccgtGCGCTGTAGGTGAGTGAGTCGAGCGCGGAACGGCCTGTGCTCACAGTTTTTCTTGCGTGCTTTCTTCTGTGTACACTGTGAAACTCCGACTGCCGTAGCATTTTATCCCCCAATTAGAGAATTTTTTTTGCTCTATTTTTCCCACATCCGTTGTCCGACCCCGCCTGCTAGTTTGCCGTCTCCCAGGGCTcaccgtcgcgcgccgctcgaaacgtttctcctctttttcgcACGACCGAAACCTTCGGTGTGTGCTGCAGAGGGCAGGAGCCACTGCAAAACACGGCCTCGTTTTCCTGTCTCCATGTTTGGCACTTTTCGTCGCACACACCGTGAAATTACTCGGGCATCCCTTCGGAAGACGGCGCTCGTCGAGAGGGGGGAAAAGAAACACGTTGGGACGTGCAAGTTTACCTTTTGCTCACTTTCACAGACATTCTACACAGCACACCTCCCTGACAGGATATCTGACTgacagcagcggcgctgTCGATTCGTTCGTCTGGAGAAGCGCGGTGGGCCTGTTTCCGTGTGTATCGAACTGCTTTCCTCACCATTGTAGTCGCTGCACAGCACCGGGCATTGCTCGCTTTTTGACGCTAGATTCCTGTGTTGTCGAGAGCTTTCGTGACCCCCGCGCAACGCTGCTGGTCCCGGGAGAGAACGCTTGCGAGCTGGAGGGCGTCGATTCTTGAAACAGGCGAGAGTACGGGGAAGCAAAGCACTAGACAGGCGGACGGGGACGGCAGGCACCCGACTGCGGGGTGACCTTAGTTTTCGGGATTGTACGCAAGAGTAGTATTTGTCCCCAGTCTGCTCTTCCTGATCCTTTTCGTGGCCTCTTGGATGGAAACTGTCGTTATCTCCATGCTGTTCATGAGAAACGCGATGCTGAGGCTCTAACCTGCCTCGCGGTGCACGGATGCGCCGGAAAGGCCTCTCACGCATGCACCGTCAGCCTGCTCCTCTCTTCGTGTGAAAATTCCTTACTTCAGAATACACCCGGATAACGCACCCACCGAGCTCTACTGAGCCGAAGCGGGGCCTTGTAAACTCCGATAGTGGCGTCGCACTAATCAACGCCGGTATGGACGTGCGCTCATATGGCTAGTGTGCCGACCATTGCAGGGCTGGGATAGGACTGCTTTCCTGATCAGATCAATCTAGGAAGACGCTCGTCCATACTgaatgcacatgcatgcgtttCTCGCTTCGTGTATCTGAGTTGTGTACGCGCAGTTGACTGTTCCATTGACCGGGATGGAGGAActtggcgccgcgcagagcgccaTGCGCTTCCCGTCTGCATCTGCGgtggcgaccgccgcgctcgcATCGTCacggcgcttcgccctcgtccCCTTTTCAACTTCTGCCCTTTCTCCGTTTGTTTCGCAATCCTCGCTGAGTGCCCTCTCGCACGCCCGCGCCCCCCCTGCCTCGTGCGCAGCCGCTCAGCAGCCCCATGCAAACGCGCCTGACGCAGGCGTGGCGACCCAGTCGctccccgcctcgcctcttcttaGCGCTTCCTCCGGTACAGAGTCTTCGGCAGGGCCGCCACCGCaggctttcttctcctcgcgcctctgcgcagagctGGCAGTTGACACGTGTGCGGCGTCGATCGCTTCGTTCGGCGTGTCGCCCTTCGTCACCATCATCGATAGGTCGATTGTGAGGAATGCAGCGGGTGTGCAGAGTTTGTGGGCTTCGATTGCTGCGGGTTTCCGCGACATCGTcttccgcccgcgcctcttcttcagcggcaGAGATTTCCGcatcgtctgcggcgtctacGCGGGAACCTACCTCGCGGCCAACGGCGCCGTCACGGTAGCGCGGCATTTAAACCAGACAGACGTGTCGACCGAGTTCACCAAGTTCCTGTCCGCCACAGCTGCGAACATGTATCTGTGCATTCGCAAAGATATCATTTTCGCGCAGCTGTTTAACCGCCAACCAACGGCGCAGTCGGTTTCGGCTCCTgcgacgcccgcgtctctgccgtcttcctctgcggtcAACCGGGgagcctctgtctcttcagctggcggcagcttggcgggctccgcggcgacagtggcgaaggcgagcagccgccgcttTCCTCTCGTTTCTACGCTCCTCTTTGTCTTCAGGGACTCACTGACGATCGCCGCCTCGTTCAACGCGCCTGCGTACGTCGCCTCGTGGCTCTCTCGCCAGGCTACGCCGCGGGGCGCGACGGGAAGCCCGCAGGCCGGAGCCTCTGGCGCcatgcaggcgcgggcgggcgctgacgagacgcagcagctgacCGCTGAAGAGCGACACGCAGCTGCCCGTGCAGATGGGGCGTTCGCTACGTTGCCTGAGGCTCACAGGGATTGGACTGGCGCTGACCAAGATGACCCGGTcgcagcaggaggcggagaaagcATCGGGGCAGCGATCGACGGACAGAGGGTGTGGAGGCACTTTGCCCATAGACTTGCGGAGGATCGTGCGTTTGCAGACTCCACAGCGCAGGTTCTGTGCCCCGTGGGCATCCAGCTGTTCTCCACGCCCCTGCACCTTCTCGCACTCGACATCTTCAACAACCCTGGTCGCTCACCTGGACAGAGGTCGCGCTTTCTCGTCACGGCGTACGGCGGGACAGtcctcgcgcgggcgtcgcgcatTCTGCCTGCCTTCGGAATTGGGGGGATTCTGAACACACGGCTCAAAGACGGACTGAGAAAGTTCATTCCTGCctcggaggcgaaggcggaacTGCGTGCCGGATGCCGAGAATGAGGAATGGAGTTTGCTCGTTGGAGACCAGTGAGGGGAGATTTGCAGAGGGGAAGGCCACAGCCTGAAGACGAGACACAGACGGCTGACGGGAGACGtgtggaaggcggcgaaTTTGACTTTTTTGCGCAAGCAGGAAACGCGGCGAAAGTGACAGACGTTGCGCCGCGGGCTCTTTAGAGCTAAAACCATGGGTATACCGCTGATGACTATGCTGGTTGTGGATGCATCGTGCTGCCAGCTGTCGCAGCGGACATGTGGCGGAGGGGGTGGCGATCAAGTGTGGTTTGGAACTCCTGAGGACGCGAGACAGAAGTCGGatcggcctctgcggcaccCACCTGAAGGCGTTCTGTCGAGTGTTGGTAAGTCTGTAGACCCTGGGGGTGTGCCTGTCGCGGCAACTGCAGCGATGCGGCCGCAGGGATGTGTTTGTCATGGAGGCGTCTCGATTCAAGAGCATTTAAAACAGGTGCCGCATGCTCAGTGTGTAGAGCTGTCGTGTTCCTTTTTGACGTGTCCACTTCACGGCGAACCGGACCGACGTACAGCCTCGGTGTATCGTTTGCGGGCGACTGCCGGTTTGAAGAGTCGGTTTTTAAcgagcgcctccttcctcgctgtcgaTCTGTAAATTATGTGCCGCATGTGTTCCGATACGCATAGGCTGCAAGAGGAAGGCTTGGTGAGTCATGTTCTCGGCCGTGCGCGGTGTGTTTGTCAGTTTGTGTAGCAGAAGAAACGTGGGAATCATGGGTGGCCTTTCTCTGGATGATTGTGGTTCGTGATGCAAAGAGATGCCTAAGGGCGACGGGGTTTCCCTTGTCTGCACCGGCTTGCTCTTGCTAGTTGGCAGGAACGCTTTCGCTGTTGCCTTTTCCTGTTTGACGTGTGCTGTGACACGCCGACGACAACCAGTTGCGGCTATTGCGTAATGTGCGGTGGTGTTGTGTGTTTGCGCATTGTGGGATGTTCGTAGCACATTGACGAGGAGCACGCACTGCATGTAATAACGGACGTGGCGCTGTTCTATAGAATGTTGGAGAGCTGACACCACCCCCGTTTTTTCCGCACTGAGCTCTACGGAATTTATGTCCATCACCATATGCGTGTCTGCAGATACGCACGCGTACACACGTGTTCAGACAGTTACCTTGAGTTTGCATACTGTAGAGGCACTCGGTATCTATTGATAGGGCTGTGATAGCAAGTGAAAGTCCTGTGCTCCTAGTTGAGTCAACCCCGAGCTGGATGGGAAAGGTTGCGCAggtcgtcgcgcgtctctcgcctccatAGCGCTCAAGTATGTGTGCCGCGAGCGTGTCACTGAGCGGAGTGACTCCACCTTCTAAAAAAGCAGAGAATCGCCTAGAGTGTGGCGGGGCCACTCGACAGACATCGTTCACACGCAGCGCGGTAAGACAGAGTGCCACCTCGGTTGCGAGCCGGTTAGGAGAAGAGCGTGAGGCCTGCGACGTGCGTCATTAAAGGCAGACCGATCTCTGCACGAGCACGTTCTGCGTGATTCGTTACAAgggacagagacagcagcgaagaTAAGTGCCTGTGAAGAAGAGTGTGCTTTTCGAAATAGTGAAAGCTGACATAAGAGAACCGCGACGGGAGGGTGTGCGAGACTTACGAAGGTCTGTGACTCCTATGTACACATACAATAGCGAAGGATTTGAAGAGCACGCCTCAAGCGGCGCCACGTCACGAGTTCCAAAACGAGGTTTTTCAGGAAAAGCAcaggcgcgtgcgcacgcGTGTGTAGACATGGGAAAATATATACAAGATGCCCACCATGCTGACAGGCGAAGACACTCCAAGACGCAGAGCGGACAAGCTGTCAATCTAATCGGCGCCACGAGCGAACATCGCCACAAACCTTTCTGAATCGACCACATACCCCGACTAGCCTCCTCCCACGCCACAACCTGTTCCCCACTGACAGCTCGCGCGTGGATGCCTGTCTCGGCTGCCATCACGCGTAAAAGGCGTGCAACTCTTCTCCACGCACGGCACAATGAGAATGCCGCTATGGTCCGACACAGCGCAGAAGGAAACCTCGTTCCGGATATCCGGTGGCCGCTATCCCCTACCTGCAGAGGGGGTCCTCTGCAAGGCACTACCAAACATTTCCCTGTCTTGCGCTACACATTCTTTCCTTGTCTGCGGAAGTGTGTTCACTCGCAAATGGCAACGTCGGCGAACGCCTTGCTGAGCTTCAGGGCGGGTGGATGAGTGTAGTACATGCCTGCGGAGAAAAGGCCGCACACGCATAGCACTCCCATGTTACAGACCTGGTGATGCTTTTCCACAAATAAACGAGCAGCTGCGACACCTAGGCCTTGCGCAAAGGCGGGGAAACGGACTACAGACAAGCCACCCCGATTGGCATTCGCTCGTCGGCAGGGAGAGTGCAAGAGAGACTTACAGATTTCGGCGTCGTAGTACGCAATGACTTGCTCGTTGACGAGTTGTTCACTGGGGGAGCCGGACGGGCAGCCTTGTCCCATAAGAACAGCAGAGTCCTTGCTGGCAGTGAGTTTGTACTTCGGGtcagttttcttcttttcgtcCGGTTCCACGTTGCACTTGAAGTGAATGTGGTCTGTGTGCTTGGGTTTTTCTGGCTTGTTGACGCGGATGTCGAAGGAGTAGCTGTATTTGGCCAGCTGGTTGTCAAGCACGAGGTATACCTCGATGTCCGTCTCGCTGGTTTTCTTCGCCGTTATCTGAAAGTGCTTCCCGAACTCTATATTGCGCGTGGTCTTGGGCGGGATATCCAATTTCACGTGAATGAACATGTTCGGAGGGTGGAAGATCAAGCCAACAGTCTCCACCCTCCTGCCCACACCGACAGCGCCTAACACAGACTGGGGCCGGATGAGCTCGACACTCTTTGGGATGAAGAGGAAACCCCACTCGTAGAATTGGACGAAGAACCCCCAGTCTCCAGAAGAGGTTACCATCTTGGGAATCACTTCACACTGCGGAAGCTTCTCAAAGCCCTTCACGACGTAGGAGCCgtacgcggcggcgacattGGTCTTGGGGTGTGCGCACGCAAATCCCCCATTGTAGTCCACGCAGCTGATGCTCATAGTCTTGTCCTGCTGCACAGTCAGGACGAGACACAGGTTCTCCGTCAGACGAAACGTCCCGACCGATTCGTtgaggagaaaaacgagagGTTTCCACGACTTGGGAAACGCTGGAAGGCGATCCGGATGCACGTACACAGCCACGTCGTTCGCGAAGGGCGCCTTAATAAAAACCGTCTTGTCTCCTTCGATACCCAGTTGGCAGTCGCCTCTGCTCCAGCACTGAACACAGCACAAATGAAACGAAGAGCCGAATGCAAGGTTATTAATTCTTCGCTCAAAAATCTGGCGACAGACGTCCTAGTGCCCATCTGTACCGGAAAATAGTGACCATCTGTACCGGAAAATACTCTTTTCCACCTTGAGGTGCTTCGCATCCATACATCCGTCTATTTCCGCGTGGCACACAACACATGACCGACCGTCAACAGAAACACTCAGATCTCTCTGGTTTGACGCTGAACTGCGTGCTGAAACTCTTAGCGAGGTTGGTTTGCGAGCTCCGTGTGGAGCCGCTCGTGCGTCAGCTCTCAGCCGTGACAAGGACGGAAACGTTTCGAGTGCGGATGCGTACCTTTACGTCGAAAGCGCCGGACTGAACGGTTTTAAAGACGTCAGGGAGCTCGTCTACGGGGTCTAGAAAACGGAGGCGAGCGTCTGCCCATCGCGTCGGCCGCATGATTAACTTCTCGCGTTCTGGTAACGCAACCCAACCTATGAACGGCAGCCACCAAATAAAGGCTTCGCCTACTCACACGTCTGCCGGCATAGGTGTGCGAAGACCTACGACTGTGCCTCACCCGATGAAAAAACGTACAAACATGAAAAAGCTGTGCGTGGGAGTGTTTCGTCGTCGTGTGACGGAAGATCGCGGACCACGTCCGCTTGTGCAGCAAGGCATACAGCACGCATCCTACGCAATGCCATCCTCATGGGCAAGTACTCTTACCAGCACCGTCGTAGTATTGATGAGGCGTCCACATCACAATACCGGACGGTAGTGCCACCTCAGAAAGAGGGTCAAACCGGCAAGTGCCCAAGCGTTCCATGGTAAAAGAAACAACAGTTGAAAAAGCCTGGCGGATGAGGACggcagctctcgcgcggTCGGACAGCCAACGGTATGAACCTGAAACTGGGGAGGCTTCTGAGGAGGATCCTGCAGGTGCATAGAGAGCATACGAGCCTCACGGAACTTCTAATTCGCGGTCTTTGACGTCAAAGACTCATGCTTTAGGCATGAAAAACCGAGCTTCTCTTCGCTATCATGCTTCCAAATGAATCAAACAACGGCATCCATCCAGTGAACGCTTGCGCAGCTACTTCAAAACGCATTTCCTACACTTCAGCGCCAGTATCACGGCTAGGGGACTCGAACGACCGAATGCGACGGGACAATCTTATGGACGTCGTCAAAATAGTGGTACTAACGGCCGAAACGTATTAGGAAGCCACGCACCGTCTAACATGCCCAAGTCAGCACTGGAGCGCAGGTGAGCGGAAAACAAAGAAGGAGCTTTTACCGCCGTTTGCCGCTGTGAGGTGTGCCGGGCACTTTCGAACCCAGGATACACAGGAACCGAGCCAGTGGCGGAGCGACGGAAAAATGCCAACAGGCTACATCTACCCGGACACACATTGCCGCAATGCTTTTTTTCCAAATGACAACTGAGGCGTCAAGAAGAAAGACCGTGCGTACCTATCTGTTTTCATTGGCAAGTCTCGCTTCtgggagcgaagagcgcCCGGTTTGGGAACGGGAAAGCTTGATGTTCGACCGGTAGCAGAACACCTGGAAGAGAGTGCTGCCTTCCCTCTGTTTTCGAGAAAATGCAAAGGATCGTCGTGAAAAACAAAAggtcacacacacacagcacTCTGAAGCATATCTCCCCGCGGAGGCACTGCGTGACCGTCTTTCCTGCCggagcgcgagacggcgTCCGCTACACAGAGGTGagttccgcgcgcggcaagaGAGTGGACGCAGTACCAGCTGGGTGTACGTCGCGTCGAGGAGAACTCCGGCAGAGAATATCTGGCACACCAGGGTGGTGACAACGAAAAAGTTTCGCCGGCAGATGATGGCCTTCTCCATCATAAAAGCGGCAACGCTGTGTTCCGATCTCTATAATACCGAGCTAGAGGAGCGCTCCAAGTGGGCGTCGGGGCTGGCTGTGCGGATCGAATCCTACCTCTTCGTCCCTCTTGCTGGTATTCTTTTCCCTGGTATCTTTTGCTTCTCAGTCAAGACTTAGTCCCTGTAGTTTGTCGCCTCACTTTGTCCCTCTTGGTCCTCAATATCCCCTTTTCTTCCCCTGTTTCCAGCTGCGACCTCCATAGCTGGGTAGCACCTCGTTTACTCAACTAGCCAGTTTCCTTGCCGCTGGAGGGCGGGGCGGTTGGCGGTGATACCGCCTGACAGTTTCAACGACAAAGGAAACTCTTTTGCATTACCGGTTTTGTCCGGGTCCTCTTGCTAGCTGAAGTTGCAAGGGTTCTATTTATGGGCAGCTGTGGCCAGCTTCACCTTGCTCATACAGGCATAGTGACAGGGTGGTTCGCGTACGAAGATGAACTCTGCTGCCGTGGGTTACCTCGAAGCGTTATCACATTGGTTCAGGTATTGCGAGAAGTGCACCGCTTCCGTGTGAGTGGTAAAGAGGATACCTTCTGCACACttcgcagcgcatgcgctcgtCAAACCTGCCAGAATTCGAGAAACTCAGCAAGCATGCCGATTAGAGTAGCCGAATCCGCCCGGCGAGAGCTGCGGAGAGCACTACGCACCACGAGAACCCAAAACCCACGAACTCGGTAAAGCTGGTGGTCAGCTACTCTTCGGATATTGCAATGCAGGAAACAAAACGTAGGTTCCCGTCGGGTACAGCGACACGGAGTGCATCATCATCTTTCGCAGGACGGGCGCCACCCGACGCTGCCGTACATGGGGGTCACGGTCGGCGTGCTGTACTTTCTGATCAACCATTTGGCCGCACGTCCTCCACAAAATAACTCCGGGATGGCAAACCAGTCCGTAGTCTCGCCTGCACACAGAGTATGTACGCGATTCTCAGATTCCCTTCCAGATCGATCATTCATGGTCGTCCTTGCTATGAAGAGACACGTCGTTCCACCTTC is drawn from Besnoitia besnoiti strain Bb-Ger1 chromosome VI, whole genome shotgun sequence and contains these coding sequences:
- a CDS encoding hypothetical protein (encoded by transcript BESB_067960), which encodes MEELGAAQSAMRFPSASAVATAALASSRRFALVPFSTSALSPFVSQSSLSALSHARAPPASCAAAQQPHANAPDAGVATQSLPASPLLSASSGTESSAGPPPQAFFSSRLCAELAVDTCAASIASFGVSPFVTIIDRSIVRNAAGVQSLWASIAAGFRDIVFRPRLFFSGRDFRIVCGVYAGTYLAANGAVTVARHLNQTDVSTEFTKFLSATAANMYLCIRKDIIFAQLFNRQPTAQSVSAPATPASLPSSSAVNRGASVSSAGGSLAGSAATVAKASSRRFPLVSTLLFVFRDSLTIAASFNAPAYVASWLSRQATPRGATGSPQAGASGAMQARAGADETQQLTAEERHAAARADGAFATLPEAHRDWTGADQDDPVAAGGGESIGAAIDGQRVWRHFAHRLAEDRAFADSTAQVLCPVGIQLFSTPLHLLALDIFNNPGRSPGQRSRFLVTAYGGTVLARASRILPAFGIGGILNTRLKDGLRKFIPASEAKAELRAGCRE
- a CDS encoding S15 sporozoite-expressed protein (encoded by transcript BESB_067970), which produces MERLGTCRFDPLSEVALPSGIVMWTPHQYYDGAGWVALPEREKLIMRPTRWADARLRFLDPVDELPDVFKTVQSGAFDVKCWSRGDCQLGIEGDKTVFIKAPFANDVAVYVHPDRLPAFPKSWKPLVFLLNESVGTFRLTENLCLVLTVQQDKTMSISCVDYNGGFACAHPKTNVAAAYGSYVVKGFEKLPQCEVIPKMVTSSGDWGFFVQFYEWGFLFIPKSVELIRPQSVLGAVGVGRRVETVGLIFHPPNMFIHVKLDIPPKTTRNIEFGKHFQITAKKTSETDIEVYLVLDNQLAKYSYSFDIRVNKPEKPKHTDHIHFKCNVEPDEKKKTDPKYKLTASKDSAVLMGQGCPSGSPSEQLVNEQVIAYYDAEICMYYTHPPALKLSKAFADVAICE